In Penicillium oxalicum strain HP7-1 chromosome I, whole genome shotgun sequence, a single window of DNA contains:
- a CDS encoding 40S ribosomal protein S29, with product MTHESVWYSRPRKYGKGSRECRVCAHRAGLIRKYGMNICRQCFREKSTDIGFNKVRDRDTFLRHSNPAHMRTKPRLRQYSDLSVKHAILLRLNSRGSISQSHPTTSTKG from the exons ATGACTCACGAGTCTGTTTGGTACTCCCGGCCCCGCAA GTACGGCAAGGGCTCTCGCGAATG CCGTGTCTGCGCCCACCGCGCCGGTCTGATCCGCAAGTACGGC ATGAACATCTGCCGTCAGTGCTTCCGTGAGAAGTCCACCGACATTGGTTTCAACAAGGTTCGTGACCGTGACACTTTTTTGCGCCATTCAAATCCCGCCCACATGAGAACCAAGCCTCGACTACGACAATATTCCGATCTCTCAGTGAAACACGCCATACTTCTTCGTCTGAATAGTCGAGGCTCGATCTCACAGTCGCATCCAACAACAAGCACCAAAGGCTAA